GTTGAGTAATTTTTATATCATGCGTTGATTTATATTTTTCTTGCATTTGTTGAATCACTTCCCAAGTATCATCACTTGAGTTGCCTTCTACAAAAATAATTTCTTGTTCTTTGCCAAATTTTGGTAATCTCAAAATAGCATTTTCAATATTGCCACTCTCGTTTCTTGCAGGAATACATATAGTAACACTAAACTCATCACTAACTGTTGCTTCTGTTTCTGAGATATAAGGTCGTGCAAAAATAAATTGATTTAAACACAGACTTTTTATCAAAGGCAATTTTGCAATGTATTTATTGAAAAACCAAGATATAATTGGAATATTAATAGGTATAAGCAATCGTCTATTAGTTCTGTAAGTTTCAAATCCACTTAAATACAACAAATTAGAAATGTCGCTTTCGTTTAACCAATTTTGATGTGGCGATTTTTTCTTGATACCAATTAACTCACCAAAATTTAAAAGTGGTTCCCACCAATGATTATAGTACGAAATAATAATTCTAGTATTCGCATGACAATTTTCTTTGATAGAATAAAACACATCTTGAATATTGTCTAAATAACCCACTACATTATTAAAAATAATTACATCAAACTTTTCTTTGAGCGAAAAATCTTCAGCATCCATTACAAAGAAATCTGCATTGGTAACATTTTCCTTAGCAACAGCAATCATGTTTTCGCTAATATCTATACCTACTTTTTTGTTGGCAATTAACTTTGAAAGCGTATTGCCTGTACCACAACCAATTTCTAATACACTACTATTTTCTTGTAGAAAAAAATTCAGATACTTAACAATATCGTTTTCATAATAGTTAAATCGTTTTCTATAACCATTGTATGAATCAGCTAGTTGATTAAAGTGTTCATGTATCTTATTTTTTCTTATACTTAATTCCATGTATTATTTTTTCTTAATAATGATTGTTTGAAACATAGCAATATATGGTAAAATTGGACTACAAATCTTTTCTATAAAGTTAATTAATTTATAGAAAGTAAAAGGCACTAACGCAGGTTTAGATAAACCACCAGAAAGCAAATATTTAAAAGGAGTATGATACTTAAATGCTACGAGTTCTAAATTGGGAAATAATTGATTGAATTTTTGAATATCTCTTTTAAATATAATATATGGTAATGCTCCATTAGCATCACTTAATGGACCCTTGCTTTCAAATTTCCAATCAACGACATTTTCTTCAAATGGTTCATGGTGAAAGTTTTTATAGATGAATCTAGAAAATAGAGTATTTGCTGGTTCTACCATATAAATAAATCCATCTTTATTTAAAACTCTATCTGCTTCTTTAAAAAATGCTTCATTATCTGGTATGTGATGTAAAACATTCAGCATAAAGATAGACTTAATTGTATTATCTTCAAAAGGCATCTCAGTTGCAGAGAATTGCATATCACAGCAATCTAAAGGCATAATGTCTGAAGTAATTACTTTTGGATAAATGTCTTTTAAAAAACCACCACCAGCACCAATTTCTAAAATTTTTCCTGTAGTAGTATTGGCTTCATCATACTGTTTAAACTCATTATACCAATCGGTATGAATTTGTTTTAAAAAAGGTTTTGATAAAACAATGGCTCTATGTTCTAATGTCGTTTCTGGTTTGTCTAATGTATTTATATCAGTCATTATTATATGCTAATATTATTTATTTATAATTCTAATAGAATCTATATAATTATAATTAATTTTATAGAGTGTAGATTTTTCAAACTGACCTTCATTGTGTATCTCTTCAAATGCATTTGGATATTTTTGTGCTATATAATAAACATATCGATGCATAGTATTTACAAATTGATTAGCAATATATCTGTTCGGGTCTAATCTTAATTCAGAAGTAACGATGTAATTTACTTTATTTTGAATTAATGGATCAAGCAAAGAGTCTGCATCTTGAGTTGGAACATTATAAACAGGATAAAATTCTTTTCCACCAGAAAAAATATAAGACATTGGTGCTTTTCTAATTGCAATATTTTCCTTAGGTAGATTGTCTTTACACCAAATACTCATATTTACATAGTTTTGCCAATCTGGAGTATAGCCATAGGCAGGATTACCATTTATATTTTCTATAAACATTGGAAACCTTTCTTTTCCATTTGTAATAGTTGCTTTTAGATTAGATACAAGTAATATAAATAGAATTAAAGGTAGTGCAAATTGAGTAAAGCTAAATTGTTTTCCTAAAATATAAAATAGATAGAAAATTGTAAATAGTATGAACGGCAAATACACCATAATTAATCGAGTTTGTCCCCAAGAGGTGTGTAGTGTTACAAATGTAACGGCTAGCATTGCCAAAAAATAAAGTGTAGAAAAGAGTAAATATTTTTGTTTGTTTTTATAAATATAAAATAAACTAACGAGTATTATTACTATAGAAATTATTGTTAACATTGTATTTCTTTCGGCTGTTTCTTTTACAAAACCAAGTACATAATAAAATCTAGAGGAAATATAAATTTCGCAGTTTCCCCAAAATCGTTCCACAAAGCCCCAAGTTGTTTCTTGTCCTAATTGTTGATTGTAAACATCTTTTTGAAACATTAATTTACTTTGAGCAGCAAACTGTGAGTTTGCTGCTGGCCAAATAAGTGTAAGTATTAATTTATATAAACCATAAAAAATTCCAAAAGAGACTATAGATAAAGCTGCTGGAATATATTTTTTTTCTAGAATGAAATAGATAACAATAACAGCAATAAAAATAAGTGCCACATTTCTAGTTAATAACTGTAGTAAGCAAATAGCACCAACAATTAAAAACTGCCAAGCGTTCTTTTTTATATCAAAAGTATTGGAGTCTAATTTGTCAAAGAAATTAAAAAGTACATAAAAACTTAAACCCATTACAAAAAATGAAAGTGTTTCAGCATAAGTCAAACTAGCATACATTAAATATGGAAAGTTAATAGCTGTGATTAATAGTGCAGGAATAAGTATTAAATACGGAATTCTATCTTTAAATGCTTTATAAGTAAACCAAAGTCCTAATACAAAAAAGAGTAACGAAAACAATTTCATTAGCACCAGTTTTATCCCAAATAACTTAATGACTAGTCCTAAGAAAATTGGATATAAAGGAGCATTGGCTGTGTAAAAATAACCAAAAAAGTTTTTAGCATAGTTTGCACCAGCTTCTATATATAAAGAATCGTCATTTGCTGTAGAAACTTTTGCATCAAAACAGAAAAATCCAAATAATATTGCTAAAAACAATATTAAAATAATATATTTTTTTTGATTGTTCTTAAAATGGTTTTCTAAGAAAACAAACAAGTCACTATTTTCTGTTTTTTTGTGGGTTGATTTAGGTGTAACAGTTTGTTGTTTATTACTTGTTGTAGCATTGGCTTGATGTTGTTTTCCTTTAAAGTTTTTTTTCTTACTCATAGTTGTTGTTTGGTTAAGAATAAATCAAAATAAAAAAGACGCTCTTTGGCTTTAGTTTCGTATAAACTCAATTCTTTCTTATCAAATATAGATAATTTACCATTTATGTTTTTATAGATAAACAAATCAAGGTCTTCTAATTGTTGATACCAATTATCTAGAGCAATTCCACATTGAGCAATTCCGTATGGATAAAACTCAGTAATAATTTTCAAATCATTACTGTTTTTAATTAAGGATTGCATTCCTTCAAAAGCATAATATTCAAATCCTTGAATATCTATTTTTACAAAATCAATATGTTTTTCTTTTATAAAATTGTCTAAACAAACAGCATCTATTGTTTCTTTTGAAGTAAAATCTTCATTTGCAAAAGTTTTGTGGTCAACATTCATTAAATCAGATTTGTACAAAGTCAGCACTTCATCTTTATTGCCAACAGCTTTATGAAATAGCTGTACATTTTGCAAATGACCACAGTTCTCTTGTAAGTGTTTAAAATTAGTACTATCTGGTTCAAAACTATAAACTTTACCATTTGCTCCAGTTAATTCAGAAAGCATTTTCGTATAAAAACCAATATTCGCACCAATATCTAAAATAATAGCATCTTGCTTTACATATTGTTTAATAATTTGTATATCGTATTTGTCATTTCGTTGCTTAAAAATAGGATACAATTTATTGTATATAGGAAATGCATTTTGATATAAAAAATTACCAATTTTTATAGAAAAAGAAGACATATTTATTTTTTTAAACCAATTTCTCTTAATCGTTCATCTAAATATTCGCCAGCAGAAATAGGTTCGTAGTGAATTGGATTTTCTGTAGTAACACAACTTTCTAAACAATCTAAACGCATTTCACTTCTTGGATGTAAAAAGAAAGGAATAGAATATCTTGCAGTACTCCATTTTTCTCTCGGCGGATTAACAACTCTATGTGTGGTAGAACGCAACTGATTATTAGTTAATCGTTGTAGCATATCACCAACATTTACCATAATTTGATGTGGTTCTGCTTTCGCAGCATGCCAATTGCCTTCTAAATCTTGTACTTGTAAACCATCAGCACTTGCACCAACCAACAAAGTAATTAAGTTAATATCTTCATGTTCTTCTGCTCTTATTGCAGATTTTGGTTCTTGTGTTATTGGCGGATAAAATATGGCTCTTAAAATACTATTGCCATTATGAATTTTAGCATCAAAATAATTTTCATCTAACTCTAAAAAGTTAGCAATTGATCGTAGTAAGTGTCTGCCAGTATTTTCAAAACTTTTATATAAGTCTTTTCCATATTTTTCAAAATCAGGTAATTCATCTACCACAATATTATCAGGATAGTCTGCTTCAGGCATTACTTCACCTTCTACATATTGACCTATTTGCCAAAACTCTTTTAAATCAGCAACTTCACTTTGTTTTGCTTTCTCTCTACCAAACGAAGTAT
Above is a genomic segment from Chitinophagales bacterium containing:
- a CDS encoding glycosyltransferase, which encodes MELSIRKNKIHEHFNQLADSYNGYRKRFNYYENDIVKYLNFFLQENSSVLEIGCGTGNTLSKLIANKKVGIDISENMIAVAKENVTNADFFVMDAEDFSLKEKFDVIIFNNVVGYLDNIQDVFYSIKENCHANTRIIISYYNHWWEPLLNFGELIGIKKKSPHQNWLNESDISNLLYLSGFETYRTNRRLLIPINIPIISWFFNKYIAKLPLIKSLCLNQFIFARPYISETEATVSDEFSVTICIPARNESGNIENAILRLPKFGKEQEIIFVEGNSSDDTWEVIQQMQEKYKSTHDIKITQQDGKGKGDAVRKGYDMATKDILMILDADLTVPPEELPKFYNAIATRKAEFINGSRLVYQMDKEAMRFLNTLGNKFFSKVFSWLLEQPIKDTLCGTKVMFRKDYIQLKANRKFFGDFDPFGDFDLLFGAYKLNLKIIDLPIRYRERTYGDTNISRFTNGWMLLRMCWFAAGKIKFW
- a CDS encoding class I SAM-dependent methyltransferase, yielding MTDINTLDKPETTLEHRAIVLSKPFLKQIHTDWYNEFKQYDEANTTTGKILEIGAGGGFLKDIYPKVITSDIMPLDCCDMQFSATEMPFEDNTIKSIFMLNVLHHIPDNEAFFKEADRVLNKDGFIYMVEPANTLFSRFIYKNFHHEPFEENVVDWKFESKGPLSDANGALPYIIFKRDIQKFNQLFPNLELVAFKYHTPFKYLLSGGLSKPALVPFTFYKLINFIEKICSPILPYIAMFQTIIIKKK
- a CDS encoding FkbM family methyltransferase — translated: MSSFSIKIGNFLYQNAFPIYNKLYPIFKQRNDKYDIQIIKQYVKQDAIILDIGANIGFYTKMLSELTGANGKVYSFEPDSTNFKHLQENCGHLQNVQLFHKAVGNKDEVLTLYKSDLMNVDHKTFANEDFTSKETIDAVCLDNFIKEKHIDFVKIDIQGFEYYAFEGMQSLIKNSNDLKIITEFYPYGIAQCGIALDNWYQQLEDLDLFIYKNINGKLSIFDKKELSLYETKAKERLFYFDLFLTKQQL
- a CDS encoding isopenicillin N synthase family oxygenase produces the protein MSYIPVVDLEDYLSGDAERKQKFIQQFGKAYQEIGFAAVENHGIPQALIDNFYSVVEQFFALPTETKLSYEKVELAGQRGYTSFGREKAKQSEVADLKEFWQIGQYVEGEVMPEADYPDNIVVDELPDFEKYGKDLYKSFENTGRHLLRSIANFLELDENYFDAKIHNGNSILRAIFYPPITQEPKSAIRAEEHEDINLITLLVGASADGLQVQDLEGNWHAAKAEPHQIMVNVGDMLQRLTNNQLRSTTHRVVNPPREKWSTARYSIPFFLHPRSEMRLDCLESCVTTENPIHYEPISAGEYLDERLREIGLKK